GATGCAGTGGCAGGTGCCCTTGGTGGGCCTGGTTCAGTGGGGAGAGCCCTGGGAGCCGGAGCTGCGCCGGGCCGATGGCCTGCCTTGGCTGGGGAATGGTCCTGCTGAATCCCTGCGCTCGGCCTTTGGCCTGGCCCTGCGCTCCCGCCTGGACTAGGGCCCAGGGGCAGGGGGGGCTGGCCAGAGGGGTGAGGGGGCGGTGCTCGCCACCCGAGTCAGCTGCGGGGAGATCTGCGGAGTGGTTTGCTTGGCGGCTGATTTGGTGGCGGGTTGGGCGGCTGGTTGCGGGACGGGTGCCAGGGGGATCGATGAAAACTCGACCCCCTCCGGGTTTGCCAGGCCCGCCGCCAGCAGGCTCAGGGTTTCGGATTCACTGAGGTTGGTTCCCACCTGCCCCTTCAAGGACCTCACCAACCCGGGGATGCGCACCAGTTGCTCCTGAATGGCCATCTCCTGCAGCAGGGAGCTGACCACCTCCTGTTGGTGCTCCTGGCGGCTTTCATCTGGGCGCAAGGGGTCCCGGAAGCGGGCCAGATGCTCGATCTGGCGGCCTTTTAGTTGCTGCAGGCCGCTGTCAAGTTTGATTTTGAGCTGTTGTTTCCTGTCGCTGTAGCGCATTTCCATCGGCGGGTTGGCATTCACGCCCCCCAGCCCATCGACCAGATTGCGCAGCCCCGCCCGGCTGATCACCAGGTAGCGCTCGGGTTCTTGGGGCCCCAGGCCCACCAGTTCGCGCACCGCATCGGCGCTGAGGGCGGCTCCCCCCAGCCGGTAGAGCTTGCCCAAGGGCAGGGGCCCCTTTTGGCCTGGCAGCTGAACCCCAAGGCTGGTGGGCACCGTCAGCACCTGCAGTGGCCCCTGGGGATTGATGCGAATCAACAGCAGGGCATCGTTGTTGGCGGGCCCCAAGGGGGCCGCATTGTTGAGGCCATCGCCGACTTGCTCCGCATCCAGACCAATCACCAGCAGGGTGATTGGTCGCATCGGGGCCTTGGCCAAATCGGCGGAGTTGAGATTTTTGAGGGCATCTAGGGATCGATCCGACTCTGGCCAAACCAGGGCCAGCAAGCCGAGACCGCCGATCAAGCCCAGGCCGGCAGCACCCAGACGGGTGGCGATGCGCCGGCGCCGAGAGCCCTTCTGGGCGGCCTTTGCTTTGGCGACCTTTGCTTCGGCTTCCTTGGGTTGGGCGGAGCGGGGGGCCATGGCGGGGCTGGGGGCGCCCGTGATCAAGAGGTGGCACCACTTTGACCCAGCTACCCGTGCAAGCTGCCCAGCTCCCCAGCCCCACACCCGATAGCTTTGCTGAGCTGTTAGGGCTGCCATGGTTTCAAGAGCTCCCCATGAGCGGGCCAAGCCCTTGGCGAAGGGAAGCACCTATCCGGCCAAGGATCTCTGCAGCCAGTGCGGTCTTTGTGATAGCCGCTGGGTTGCCTATGTGCGCCAGGCCTGTGCCTTTTTGAACCAGCAGATCGAGCCAATGGAGGAGCGGGTCCATGGCCGTAGCCGCGACCTCGACAACGAAGACGAGCTCTATTTCGGCGTCAGTCAGCGGATGCTCACGGCCCGCCTCGAGCAGCCGATTGAGGGCGCCCAGTGGACCGGCATTGTCAGTCGGATCGGGGTGCGGGCCCTGGAGACTGGCCTGGTGGATGCGGTGCTCTGTGTGGGCCAAAGCCCAGACGACCGCTTCACGCCCGTGCCGGTTTTGGCGCGTACCGCCGAGGAGGTGATGGCGGCCCGGGTCAATAAGCCCACCCTCTCGCCAAACCTCGAGGTGTTGGAGCAGTTGCCGGGCAGTGGCATTCGACGCCTAATGGCGATTGGGGTGGGCTGTCAGATCCAGGCCCTGCGGGCGGTGCAGGCCAGCCTGCCCCTAGATCAGCTCTACGTGCTCGGCTTGCCCTGCGTCGACAACGTCAGCCGGGAGGGGCTCCAAACCTTCCTGGAAAGCGCCAGTCGCTCCCCCGGCACCGTGGTGCACTACGAGTTCATGCAGGATTTCCGGATCCACTTCCGCCACAGCGATGGCACCGAGGAAACGGTGCCCTTCTTTGGGCTCGACACTCCCAAGCTCAAGGACGTCTTTGCGCCCAGCTGTTTGAGCTGCTTTGACTACACCAATGCCGGGGCCGACCTGGTGGTTGGCTACATGGGCGCCACCTTTGGCCGCCAGTGGCTCACCGTGCGCAATCCCAGGGGGCAGGAGCTGCTGGATTTGGTGGAGGCTGAGCTCGACGTGGCCCCAACCACCAGCCGGGGTAAGCGCCAGGCGGCGGTTCAACAGGGCATAGACGCCTACGACAAGGCCCTCAAATTGCCGATGTGGCTGGCAGAGCTGGTGGGCTGCATCGTGCGCAATGTGGGCCCCAGGGGCCTCGAATACGGCCGCTTTTCTATTGATTCCCACTTCACCCGCAATGCCCTTTGGCTGCGGCGGCACCATCCTGAAAAGGCCGAGGCCCAAATCCCGGCCTTTGCCAAAAAAATCGTCGGCCGTTACCGCCTCCCAACTACATGAAACAGGCCAATCCATGAGACAAGCCGGCGTTTTGCTGCACCCCACGGCCCTGCCGGGCCCCGGTGGCTGCGGCAGCTTTGGGGCGGCGGCCCACGAATGGATCAGCCTGCTGGCCCGCCATGGGGTGGGGGTTTGGCAGCTGCTGCCCCTGGCCCCCCCCGATGGCACCGGTTCCCCCTACAGCTCCCCCAGTGGTTCGGCCCTCAATCCCTGGTTCCTAGATGGGGAGGTGTTGGCTGCTGAGGGTTTCCTGACCGATGCAGACCTGGCGGCCTTGAACCAGCTGCCTGTTGAGGATCCAGGCCGGCTTGATTTGGGGGGCCTGCCTGGACGCATCGAGGCCCTGGGCGAGGCCCTGCAACGGCGCTGGGCTGGCCAGGGGGCAAGGCGCCAGCGGGCATTCCAGGCCTGGCGCCGCCGGCAGCGCCACTGGCTAGACGACCACTGTTTGTTTGTGGTGATCCGCCGCCTTGAGGCGGGCCGTCCCTGGTGGGAGTGGCCCCAGCCCCTGGCCCAGCGCCGGGGCCAGGACCTGCGCCAGTTGGCGCGGCAGCATCGGCCGGAGCTGTTGGCTGAAGCCCTGGTGCAGTGGCAGTTGCAGCGCCAATGGGACCAACTCCGCTGCCATGCCAAGGCTGAGGGGGTGCGGCTGGTGGGGGATTTGCCCTTCTATGTGGCCCATGACAGCGCCGATGTCTGGTGCCATCGAGGCCTGTTTTCTGTCACTGCAGATGGCAGCTTGAGCTCCCAGAGCGGTGTGCCGCCGGATTACTTCTCCGAGACCGGCCAACTTTGGGGCACCCCCATCTACGCCTGGCCCCGCCATTGGCTGACGGGTTTTGGTTGGTGGCTGGCCCGGCTGCGGCGCCAGTTGGCCCTTTTTGATCTGGTGCGGCTCGACCATTTCCGGGCCCTGCAGGCCTTTTGGTGCGTGCCTGGGGGAGCCACAACTGCTGAGCACGGGGTGTGGCGCCGCTCCCCCGGCTGGCCCCTGCTGGGCCTGCTTTGGCTCTCCCTGGGTTGCCGGCTTCCCCTAATCGCTGAAGACCTGGGGGTGATCACGCCGCCGGTGGAGCACCTGCGCGATGGTTTTGCCCTGCCGGGGATGAAGATCCTCCAATTTGCCTTTGATGGCGACCAGGCCAATCCCTACCTGCCCAGCAACATCAAGGGGCGCCGCTGGGTGGTGTACACCGGCACCCACGACAACGCCACCACCAAGGGCTGGTGGCAACAACTGGACCCCGAATCCCAGGGCCGAGTTGGTGAGGCAATGGCTGCCCAGGTGCAATCCCCTGCCCGCCAGCTAGCGGAATTGGCCCTCGCCACCTCCGCCGACCTGGCGGTGGTGCCGCTGCAGGATCTGCTGGAGCTGGGCGACGAAGCCCGCTTCAACACCCCCGGCACCAGCTCTGGGAACTGGACCTGGCGGCTAAACCAACCCCTTTCCAGCTTGGAAGGGGCGCTGCAGGCCTATGGCCAGGCGGCTGGTCGCTACGGCCGCGGCTGAGCAGGTAGGGCAAATACCGCTTTGCCCGCACCCGCTTTGCTCCCATCCGGTTTGCCACTATCCACTGGCTGCAGCACCTCGCCGTTCCACTCGATCGTTCCAGCTGCCTTGGGCGCGGGGTTGAGGCTGAGCCGGAAGGGGGGACTGATCTGCAAAACCAATTCCCCCTGGCTGGCCTGCAGTTTGCTGCGCACCCCGCCCTGGCTCTCCAGGGTGATCTGGCTGGGTTGGCTGATTTGGATCCGTAGCTGGCCCGGCTGGCCTGGCTGGCCGCGGTTGGGCTGGCGGGCCTCCGCCTGCAGCAGCTTCAGGGCTTGGCCCTTGGCTGCCAGTTCCAGGGGCCGTAGGTCGGGGTAGAGCTGCAGCAGCTGTTGCTCCCCCTTGGGTTTGGCGAGCTGGCGGGCCTGGGTCGCGCTGAGGGGTGGCACCGGCTGCAGGGCCAGCAATCCCTCTGCGGCCAGCCTCTGTTGTTGGAGGTTGATGCCGTAGAGCAGGCCCAGGCTCAGCGCCCCATAGATCCAGGTGCCATGCCAGTTGGTGAAGACGTCGATCGATCCGAGGGTGATCGCGCGGGAGCGCAGGCGAAATGCCCGCAGGCCGGTGGGCTTTTCGTTTTCGTGGTCGCCGGCGTAGGCCAGCACGCCGTCGAGGCAGCCGGCGGGCAGGTTTAGCTGGCCCTCCAGCAGGGGCAGCATCGTGCGCAGGTAGGTGGCTTCCGGCAATCTTTCGCCCCAGCCCCGTTCCAGGGCCTCCAATACGGCGGCACTAATCCGGGTGACCTCCGCCAATTGCCGCAGGTTGAGGCCCCGCCGTTCGCGGGCCTCCCGCAGCTGGGCCCCAAGCGCCAGGAGAGGATCGTTGGGCGCTTCCGGTTCCATCCTCTTAATTGGGGGCTTGCGCCAATAGCCGCCATTCTTGGCGATCAAGGCGCCGCCAGCGACCCTCCGGCAGTTCCCCCAACCCAATCGGCCCAATGGCCAGGCGCTGGAGATCCAGCACGGTGTAGCCCAGTAGGGCTGCGGTGCGTCGGATCTGGCGATTGCGCCCCTCCCCCATTACCAGCTCCAGGCAGGTGGCATTGGGGCGCGTTTGCTGGATGCTCACCTGCACCGGTTGGCTGGCTTGGCCATCGAGCTCCACGCCCCGGGCCCATTGCTCTAGTTGGGTGCGCTGTACTTCGCCCCGCAACCAGACCAGGTAGGTCTTGCGGTGCCCGTAGCGGGGATGGGTGAGCTTGAGGGTGATGTCGCCCTGGTTGCTGAGCAACAGGGCCCCGCGGCTTTCGGCATCCAGCCGGCCGACGGGATGGAGGCCCTGGCCCTGGCTGAGATCGTCGGGTAGGAGGTCGAGCACGGTGGTCCGGCCCTCCGGGTCATGGCAGCTGCAGACCACGCCGGCTGGCTTGTTCAGCAGGATCAACAAGGGGTCGGGCCGTTTGGCCAGGGGCCTGCCCTGCACATTGATTTGATCGAGATTGGGATCGGCCCGATCTCCCAGCTGGGCAACGCTGCCATTGACCAGCACCTGGCCAGAGCGCAACCAGACTTCGGCATTGCGGCGCGAGCACAGCCCGGCGGCGGCGATCAATTTTTGGAGCCGCTCTCGGGCCATCCAGCCATGTTGGAGCGCGGCGAATTGATGGTACCTTTACGAACCAAATTAGTTTCGTAACCCCCGGGGTTTAATGCCCTCTCTGCCCGTGCTCGGCCCCGATGCTTCCTCCCGCGATGGGGGCGGCGACCTTGTGCGCTCCTATTTGCGTGACATCGGCCGTGTGCCGTTGCTCAGCCATGAGCAGGAAATCACCCTGGGCCGCCAGGTGCAGGAGCTCATGTCGATTGAGGAGATCGAACAGGACTTGGAGCAGAAGCTTGGTGCCAAGCCCAGCCAGGACCAACTTGCAGCTGCTGCGGGCATGGAGGCTGCCCTTTTAAAGAAGCGACTAAAGGGTGGTCGCCGGGCCAAGGAGCGGATGGTGGCTGCCAATTTGCGGCTGGTGGTGAGTGTGGCCAAGAAGTACACCAAGCGGAATATGGAACTGCTGGATCTGATCCAGGAGGGAACGATCGGCCTGGTGAGGGGAGTGGAGAAATTCGATCCCACCCGTGGCTATAAGTTTTCGACCTATGCCTACTGGTGGATCCGCCAGGGGATCACCAGGGCGATTGCTGAAAAGAGCAGAACAATCCGCCTGCCGATCCACATCACCGAAACCCTGAACAAGCTGAAAAAGGGCCAAAGGGAACTGAGTCAGGAGCTGGGCCGTACCCCGACGGTGACGGAGTTGGCGAGTTACGTGGAGCTGCCGGAGGAGGAGGTGAAGGACCTGCTGTGCCGGGCGCGCCAACCGGTGAGCCTGGAAACAAAGGTGGGAGATGGCGACGACACCGAACTGCTGGATTTACTGGCGGGTGATGGTGAACTGCCAGAGGATCAACTGAACGGTGAATGCCTGAAGGGAGACCTGCGGGCGCTGCTGGAGCAACTGCCAGAACTGCAGGGCAGGGTTTTAAAGATGCGCTATGGGATCGATACGGGCAGTGAGCTTGGTGCGGCCGGCATGAATGGCGGCATAGCGGCAGGCATCGGCCTGGAAGAACCGATGAGCCTCAGCGCCATTGCCAAGGAATTGGGCATTAGCCGCGACAAAACCCGCAGCCTCGAGCGCCGCGCCCAGGAAGAACTGCGCCGCCGTTCGGCGGAGCTAATTGGCTATCTGGTGGCTTGAGGCGGTAGCTGGTCTTGCCTTAGAAAAACTGGTCAAAGTTGTCGAAGTCAACGGCGCTGAAGGTGCCGTCTTGAACCTGGCCCATCAGCCGCTCCAGCTGCACCCATAGGGCGCCACCCGTGGCCAAGGAGAGCACGAAGGAAACCAGCAGGGCCACTCCAGCGGAGAAGCCAAACACCTGCAGGCTGCCGCCGATAAAAAGCGTCACCCCCAGAATCACGCCTCCGTAGGGGATGGTGATGGCGGCAGTGCCCAGGGGCAGCAGGGCTAGGCGATCCTGCTTCCAGCCCTCCAGGCGGTTTTGAACCAACTTGGCAAAGGTGAGCCCGCAGAGCACCGCAATGGCAAAACCCAGGCCCGCCACCAGGTAAGGCGGCTGGCTGATTGGGGCGTACTCCAGCAGGATTTCGTAGTCGTCGAGGTCGCCGTAATAGCCGCTGGCCAGGTCCTGGGCGGCTTCGCTCAGGTCGATCGGGGCCAGAGCCATTGCAGCGCATGCGATTGGGCCAGACCCTAGGCGGCCATGGGGTTGAGCTGCCTGAGCACCCCTCCCACCAGCTTGCGCGGCGAGAAGGTGCGGCGAAGCAGACTTGCCAGGGCCCGTAAATCCTCGGTTTGGAGGCGGTCGTCCTGCACCAGGTTGAGCAGCAACCGTTGGCGCAGGCTGCTGCCCCCCTTGCCCAACAGCAGCTTCAAGCCGGCACCAGCCACCGGCAGCAGATCGGGGTTGGCGCTGTCGTTTTCAACCACCGAGAGCAGGTTTTCCAGCCGCTCCAGCCGCAGCCTGCCGTTGGCATCAAAGATCACCTCCAGCAGCTTTTCGCGCATTTCGGCCGTATCGCCC
This genomic interval from Cyanobium sp. WAJ14-Wanaka contains the following:
- a CDS encoding LCP family protein, with product MITGAPSPAMAPRSAQPKEAEAKVAKAKAAQKGSRRRRIATRLGAAGLGLIGGLGLLALVWPESDRSLDALKNLNSADLAKAPMRPITLLVIGLDAEQVGDGLNNAAPLGPANNDALLLIRINPQGPLQVLTVPTSLGVQLPGQKGPLPLGKLYRLGGAALSADAVRELVGLGPQEPERYLVISRAGLRNLVDGLGGVNANPPMEMRYSDRKQQLKIKLDSGLQQLKGRQIEHLARFRDPLRPDESRQEHQQEVVSSLLQEMAIQEQLVRIPGLVRSLKGQVGTNLSESETLSLLAAGLANPEGVEFSSIPLAPVPQPAAQPATKSAAKQTTPQISPQLTRVASTAPSPLWPAPPAPGP
- a CDS encoding Coenzyme F420 hydrogenase/dehydrogenase, beta subunit C-terminal domain, whose protein sequence is MVSRAPHERAKPLAKGSTYPAKDLCSQCGLCDSRWVAYVRQACAFLNQQIEPMEERVHGRSRDLDNEDELYFGVSQRMLTARLEQPIEGAQWTGIVSRIGVRALETGLVDAVLCVGQSPDDRFTPVPVLARTAEEVMAARVNKPTLSPNLEVLEQLPGSGIRRLMAIGVGCQIQALRAVQASLPLDQLYVLGLPCVDNVSREGLQTFLESASRSPGTVVHYEFMQDFRIHFRHSDGTEETVPFFGLDTPKLKDVFAPSCLSCFDYTNAGADLVVGYMGATFGRQWLTVRNPRGQELLDLVEAELDVAPTTSRGKRQAAVQQGIDAYDKALKLPMWLAELVGCIVRNVGPRGLEYGRFSIDSHFTRNALWLRRHHPEKAEAQIPAFAKKIVGRYRLPTT
- the malQ gene encoding 4-alpha-glucanotransferase, which translates into the protein MRQAGVLLHPTALPGPGGCGSFGAAAHEWISLLARHGVGVWQLLPLAPPDGTGSPYSSPSGSALNPWFLDGEVLAAEGFLTDADLAALNQLPVEDPGRLDLGGLPGRIEALGEALQRRWAGQGARRQRAFQAWRRRQRHWLDDHCLFVVIRRLEAGRPWWEWPQPLAQRRGQDLRQLARQHRPELLAEALVQWQLQRQWDQLRCHAKAEGVRLVGDLPFYVAHDSADVWCHRGLFSVTADGSLSSQSGVPPDYFSETGQLWGTPIYAWPRHWLTGFGWWLARLRRQLALFDLVRLDHFRALQAFWCVPGGATTAEHGVWRRSPGWPLLGLLWLSLGCRLPLIAEDLGVITPPVEHLRDGFALPGMKILQFAFDGDQANPYLPSNIKGRRWVVYTGTHDNATTKGWWQQLDPESQGRVGEAMAAQVQSPARQLAELALATSADLAVVPLQDLLELGDEARFNTPGTSSGNWTWRLNQPLSSLEGALQAYGQAAGRYGRG
- a CDS encoding RodZ family helix-turn-helix domain-containing protein; translation: MIAKNGGYWRKPPIKRMEPEAPNDPLLALGAQLREARERRGLNLRQLAEVTRISAAVLEALERGWGERLPEATYLRTMLPLLEGQLNLPAGCLDGVLAYAGDHENEKPTGLRAFRLRSRAITLGSIDVFTNWHGTWIYGALSLGLLYGINLQQQRLAAEGLLALQPVPPLSATQARQLAKPKGEQQLLQLYPDLRPLELAAKGQALKLLQAEARQPNRGQPGQPGQLRIQISQPSQITLESQGGVRSKLQASQGELVLQISPPFRLSLNPAPKAAGTIEWNGEVLQPVDSGKPDGSKAGAGKAVFALPAQPRP
- a CDS encoding pseudouridine synthase, which produces MARERLQKLIAAAGLCSRRNAEVWLRSGQVLVNGSVAQLGDRADPNLDQINVQGRPLAKRPDPLLILLNKPAGVVCSCHDPEGRTTVLDLLPDDLSQGQGLHPVGRLDAESRGALLLSNQGDITLKLTHPRYGHRKTYLVWLRGEVQRTQLEQWARGVELDGQASQPVQVSIQQTRPNATCLELVMGEGRNRQIRRTAALLGYTVLDLQRLAIGPIGLGELPEGRWRRLDRQEWRLLAQAPN
- a CDS encoding RpoD/SigA family RNA polymerase sigma factor, giving the protein MPSLPVLGPDASSRDGGGDLVRSYLRDIGRVPLLSHEQEITLGRQVQELMSIEEIEQDLEQKLGAKPSQDQLAAAAGMEAALLKKRLKGGRRAKERMVAANLRLVVSVAKKYTKRNMELLDLIQEGTIGLVRGVEKFDPTRGYKFSTYAYWWIRQGITRAIAEKSRTIRLPIHITETLNKLKKGQRELSQELGRTPTVTELASYVELPEEEVKDLLCRARQPVSLETKVGDGDDTELLDLLAGDGELPEDQLNGECLKGDLRALLEQLPELQGRVLKMRYGIDTGSELGAAGMNGGIAAGIGLEEPMSLSAIAKELGISRDKTRSLERRAQEELRRRSAELIGYLVA